The Poecilia reticulata strain Guanapo linkage group LG4, Guppy_female_1.0+MT, whole genome shotgun sequence genomic interval TCAACAAACAGCAGCCTCTGAAGTGTGTGAATGGCCCATGCACAATCAGTACATCCTGGTACTTCCCCCTAATGCTGGTCACCAGCTTGGTCACACGCTGATGTGGGACAGCATCTCATTCTTCAAGAGGATTAGTTTTTCAACTAAACACTGCAGCCAaaccaataaatattttaagtagTTATGACCGATACATCTGCATCAACATCGGTATCggttgataatttttttaacacatctgTAAGTGATCCGATATTAACCAATATTTATCTCCGTCATCGTTTCCGTTTGTGATCAGTTTTAAGGATGCAACAAACATGTACTGCACAGGTAAAGGTTttgaacaaaacatattttgcaatttgtgttttctaaaattgccaaattgtgtaaaaaaaNNNNNNNNNNNNNNNNNNNNNNNNNNNNNNNNNNNNNNNNNNNNNNNNNNNNNNNNNNNNNNNNNNNNNNNNNNNNNNNNNNNNNNNNNNNNNNNNNNNNNNNNNNNNNNNNNNNNNNNNNNNNNNNNNNNNNNNNNNNNNNNNNNNNNNNNNNNNNNNNNNNNNNNNNNNNNNNATATGTTATACTAATTTACTAATAGCCAGCTAGTTGCTAACCCCTCTGCCATTTGGTGAAAAATCTTTGACAACTTTGCTCTTACATACTTGTTACGATAACAAGAAGCCATTGTACATTAGAGAGGCCAAGCAGTGTTAAGcgaaaattattttactgtatttctttttccataACTTGCGAAATTGTGTGGAAATATATGAACACTAATGCAGGACTAGCTTGCCAGTTGGTAGCGCTCTGCTAATTGGCGCTAActccttcagatgttttcagaggaaaacagtgtttaattttaaatattacatataaaatatattcttttgCATAAGTAATATAACCTGAGAAAGCACTTTAATTTTAGTAGAcaatattgaaaatatatatataaataaaaaaaacttaggGACACCCACTCTCCACCCACATTTAACACACACCTATACAGAAAACGCTACATACAGAGTCTCAGTGACTCTGAACAGTCACAACAACAGCGCTGATAATGAATGTGTTTGAGTCGTTCTAGAGGGGTGATAGGGGACTCTCGGTCCCCCCCCCCATGCCCTCCTTACCTTTGCGGCATTCTCCTCGATGCTGAGCCTGTCTTCGGGCACATCTGTCGGCATCTGCAAGCTGAAATGAAGCGATCGGGAGTGAGGAGTCCGGAAGACACAGAGCAACGCCAGGAACGACCCTCTGAACCCCCAGCCCAGTCATTTAATGAGCACCAGCTCCACCGGCCCGGTCTGGTTTCTCACCTCTCAGGTGTCTGTCGGCAACTACAAAGTATGCACggatcctctctctctctctctctctttctttctctctcaatctttctctctctcctcccttgcgtcctccctccctccctccctcccttcctctctctctctccctacctttcttttctcttgtcTCCCTGCTCTCTCACTGCTTTCTCAGGTTATAGGGCCCGGGTCCAGCTCCGCAGGCAACTCGGTAATTCATCACTTCAGACTGACTGCTGTGTGACTCACACCTACTAAATGCTTTCCGGATCCAGATTTCCTGCTGAGGAGGAAAGATGAATGTGgccaacaaaaaacagaagacagGAAGAAAAGAGCTTTTCTGTAGGTGTCTGCTGCAGATGCATGtagttaattaattaaaaggagagaaaacagagcTGGGGTGTAGCTTGAGAAGAAGCAGGACTGTGGAAGGATGGTCAGTGTCACGAAGCTCTCATTAACCTGTGGTACCGGAGATGGGGGCGATGCAGAACACGGCCTCTAGAGGGCAGTACAAGACAAGCTTTTTCCCTGTTATTTGGTTACAGAGTGAGGATATCCTTGGGAGATATGTACAATTAAGCAATTTATTGGgttgtttctttaagaaaacagaGTTATGACAGTCTGTCTGACTCCCAGGGCCGATCTGGGATTCTACAGGACTGGAGGGAGGATCTGATACGATGGCCACAACTATCACCACCACCAAGGTGGCGGTccatttcatctttttatatTGACCGTGTTTGATGGCGCTGTCGTCTACTTTcattaatgaattaatttctTAAAGGAATGTTCagagggattaaaaaaaaaaaaaatgaagtagataactcttgtaatttttattttgtatgaatatgtttggggttttttttccgaGGCTGAAGCTAATCTGACCTGGGCCATGAGCAACGGTAATAATTTTactgattaaaagtaaaatgcttCATAAACAAATTTGTACCATTCTTGAACTGCATAAAAGTTCAAGAATGGGGGGcataaaaaaattcagttcaAGGTCCACAAATTGCCCCTGGGcagcactttggacacccctgcactAGGTGGTGCTACAGCATCTGTTCATTTTCCTATTGACAAACGCTGctcttttgaattaaaaaaacgaTAAAAATTTACAGTGTAGTGTGTGGCCTGTAATAAATCTCACACTTCTAAGGCAGCCCTTGTTTCGAACTGCCACACAAGGAACCCTTTTTTTAATACACTAtcatttttcccccaaaatgtCTGGGCACGCCACTGAAGAACGGCCACTTACTTATCTTAAAAACTCAGAGGTTTATGACTCCTCTGTTTTGTGACACACTAAGCTGACGTTTGAATCGTGTCTCTACAACCAGAACAGTTTTCATCCTGTCCCGTGAAACCTCGATTGCCCTTGGCGcctccaggccagcagggggcctTCAGTGGCCGCTTATTGCACTTctgccttgggccggctcttCTACAATACTCTGTATCCTGCTTTTGAACACCTTTAGATATATTTACCACACATCTGCATGAACACAGGTAGATAGATTATTcaacatgtgtgtgttttggaagTATTTTGTGTCAGAATATGTCTGACCACTAGCAGTCGTGCTATTCTCacttcccccccccacaccctacaccaaccccccccccccacaaagCAACAATGGACGCCGGCAGTGAACAGCCATAGTGCTATTATAGCCCTAATCCTGCTCCTATTATACAGGCCAGAGAGAGAacgagagacacacacacagagggggAGGTAGAGCTGAAGATGAGGTCATCCCAAACAGCACACACCCAGGGTCAACGCTTCACTATAGAAGCACAGAGATAAAGGGAGGGATGGATGGGCATGTGgctgccaaaaaaaagaaaaaaaaggaaaaaaaaggcctACCGGGGACAGAATGTGGGAGATACACGGATATGGGAACGTGAGAGGAGAGGAGGTTAACACCTCGCTGCAAGGTGTGCAATAAAACATGGACACAatgcaaggtttttttttttttttttaaacaactttgtttatttcataCGCGTATGAAACCACACTACAATGGGAGCGGGAAACCACGGCGATGGCCCTCGCTTCTGTAATAATGTTAATTCTAGTCACGACAGAGTAAAATGATCAACTGTaggaaagtaaaaatacacactAATGGAATGGAAACCAGTGAAATAATTAGaagtacataaataaacattaaatactgaataaataagtgaataaataaaagaacaattgatttcttttctctttttttctcctttctttttttgtacctacactcacacaaaaataaatagccTCTAATGAATGAAATCTGGCGTTGTAACTCCAGCTCAGAAAATATCTCAAGAACAGTTTGTGTTTCCGTCTTTGTTTTGATTCCTGACCTGTTAATTAGTCCCACAGCGTCTGAGTCCACAGTGACCAGCTCTGTGGTGTCACATTTTGCTTTGGATAAGGAGACCTGCAAAGGTCTTCCCCCAAAAACATCTTCCTATTTACACCAAGCATTCTGTGTCTTTACTCTGCGATGGATTGCTTCGaaatacatttccaaaaccCTACATCCCTgcattagcagaaaaaaacaaaaaaaaaacaaaacttgattGTTTGTAGCAAACAGCAAGTCTGTACTTTGTTCTTGGCTGAAGGCCACTAACTAATATGTTCAGCTAGTAAGAAAAGGAGATTCCTTTAGCTAAAACACAAGAGCAATGTCACAATCACTGACGGATTCCTCTGAAAGGTATCCTTGTACATTCTTTAATCTAtgattattcctttttttttgcattttatctatttatttattttacaaagaataacAAGTGTTTTTGAGCTTAAAAACTTTGGTAGGCAACTGTGAAATATTAGCTGGCAAATATTCAACTGCATGCCATGGAAACGTGATCCAATCCCATATCACTCCACGTATCATCACTGCACTACTCAGACCTCTGCAGCTTTAGCAGcgtattgtaaaaaaaaacaaaaacaaaaacacaaaagaagaagaagaaaaatgctaCAGTGAGCCTTgattactcatttggacatatgGAAAGTACATAGCAGATATATTCTATTATTGCATAGATGCCACGCTCAGCAGTGAGAGGGACTATGAAGCTCTTTTGATCTGTTGCACTGGTTTCAGGAGAGCTCTCAGGAGGTTTTTGTGCTTTCACAGAAAAGTGTATTttcagtgctttgcaaaaatgtgaatatctcctattttttttatttcttttacattttgtagcTTAATAACCATATACTTTAAAGGGGcagctttgtgtgttttccaggcacacagtgcCATTATGTAGCACAATCAAGGATGTTAACTTGAGTTGCtataaaaatactattttactttgtaatttagtgCCTTGATTTTGggtctttgtctctttaaaaactcctgctctttctcaGAAAAGTCAATTTCACATTATACTGCCCCTCAAAGGGCAttttagagattatttttttgtgctggaCCAACAGAAAGTAGCAAAACTACTGTGAAGTGGAAAAGCAGGACATTCCTGccataaatactttttttctccacctGTTGGTTAGAGCTGATGGGAAATGCGCAACAATAGAGAACTAGTTGGAGCCTGCAAAAGCTTAAAAACATGAGTGCTACAGCCGAATGGTTTGGCTCCAAGCATACTGGGTTGTTAGAATGGTCcagacatgaaataaaaaaataaatacaaaaaaaaaaaacctatgctgagatttaaaatgttgtcattgaatctgactgagctggagTCAGGctggaaacatttcagttcaacTATTTAGAGAAAATACCCTGATAAGACTTGAGCTGTTATTGCGGCAAAATGAGTTTCTACAAAATACTGACTCAGATGGActgaacaacatttttttttgatttagaACTTCTCCTTTCAGTTTGcaattatgcactgctttgtgttggtctggaacaaaaatgtcaataaaatgtataatgtttggtttttaagtgtcaaaatgtaaaaaaaaaaaaaaatgttcaagggaTATGAGAACTGTTGCAAGGCTCTTTACCTACAAAGTCAGACCGCATCGCTTAATTTTCTTTCCGTCACTCAAAgtgtgtttttcacatttgtaaagCCCAAAAGCTACCTGAAGACGCCTCTCTTTAAAATACCtctcacacataaacacaaccatgcacacacacagatcttAGTTTTCTGCCCCCTCCTCCATCCCCCAGAGTGTCATCACTCATCAGTTATTGCTCCATGTTGGCTGGTCTTGTTAAAATGCTTGGTAAACTCAGAGGAAGTAGTCGGGGGGCGGGGATGGTGGGTTACTGGTGCGTGTCTGAGGGGCCGCCTCGCCGCCGGCTCCCGGGTTTGTGCTGAGGAGTTTCTCGTAGCGAGCCTTGTAGGCGTCCCTCTCCCTCAGCACCCGGGTCAGCTCACACTGAAGCTGTTCCAGCTAAagagttggggggggggggacaaaaaaaacaacacaaaattattgcttctttgagtttttcttaATGGCGCTGCAAGGATTTAATGAAATAGTCGGTAAAATACATCAGCAGAATGTTCCGGTAATGTCTGCACTGTTTCACGTTCTCAAAGTTTAAACCTCCCATTCATTAAAACTTTGTAAGAAACGTCACACACACATCATTGCTTGCACGTAGAAGGATATTATTATTACACCGACCCACCTAAAGCCGGTCTGTGTCTGGGAGATCTGATGCAGTTTGTACAGAAAGATTAGGCGTTCGCTAAGAGGGTCGAAGGATCAATTCTTCTCTATCTGGAAGCCAGTGCTGACGTACCGACACAGACTCAAAGCCATGCCCTCATAATCTCATCAAGCATTTTCCTTAtctattattttatatatttaattatttgaaagttattttatttcttcatttatttattttttgctattttcgTTTTGTATAAACTATGGTTTCCCATACATAATATTTTGAGTAGTTTGTTCCCGatgataaaaatgataaaatttttacattttatttacaacctTTTGGTTCAACTGTAGCTCTAGGTGTCCATTTGTAATCGcaaaaatagttcaaacacagttttattttgtttttagtaaaaataataataataataataattttttaaataaaaattctcatttgaatttagttctggactttgactataTATGTGTTGATTGAAACCATCCCACTGCCGTCTGTGTGCTTTAGATCGtcttaaaagggaaaaatacaGATTCACCTTCAAGTGTTTTGTGAAGATAAATCAAGAAATGTATTCTAGAATTTATCTCCATCCACCTTCCCATCCCACTGGCTTCCTTCAGATttctccccacagcatgatgtgaCCACCACCGTACGTCACAGTGGGCAGCGTTGAGGTGGATGTGCAGTGTACGTTTTTAGCATTCAGGCCAAAagcttcagtttttgtctctCTCGCCAGAACGTCCTCCTTCACATGCTGTGCCCCCTACATGTCTTGCGCCAAAATGCAAACAAgactttttatgactttttagcTTCTCATCTGTCATGGCCGGATTTGAACAGTTCAGGAAAAAAAGTTGCTCTCTCAACTGATtgtcccacctgagctgtggatctttACATCTCTTTTTCAGAGACACCAGGAGCTTTTTTAGCTGATTCTCTGATTATTGCTTTCTGTGTTGTGTGAAAGAGTAAATAATACTCAAAGTTTGGGATTATACTTCCataacaaactgttttaaacttctccacactTTTCTGTCTGACCTTGTCAGCATCAAGGTCTTCGTGATGCTGCTAGTATGCAGTATACATCTAGCTTCACAGAACGGCTGGATGCATACTGACACTAAAATGCACACAGGTGGACTTTAGCTTCAAATTAGGTGACTTATGAAGGCAATTGGTTGgtttatttaggggcatcagagtaaagggggttACATTCAACAAGGTTTGTCGCAGAAAGCAATAAATTAACATCATGATAtatcaaaacaaactcaataatttcaaattctctctctttctatcaaaactggatgatgaaagtcttcagtcaagcccttattttgaagggcaGTTTTGCTCACAGACTTCataagtcattttatttgttgtttctgctttgtttgttcATTCTGGATATTTCATATGTCTTCCAGTCCTAGTGGTAactgttcattagaatttaaagtttattaatctctgaaaatgtgtccttgcattattatgccatttcCATTATGTTTcttgaaaatgaaacagaaagttGATGTTTACCATTGTGGTAATACTTTATTTGGCAAGGTGtgcatgacataacacctgtcatgaacatgaaggagtcttaatgaatgtttatgactgttgtcattaagTGTCCTTCGGTAAACggtgacacttttaatgcacttttaatgcaaagttgcattaaaagtgtcaactttgcattatttggtaaatactAACACTTTTTAAAGCTAAGTTGCATTAAGCCTCGcatcaaacattaaaattgttgactttgcattaaaagttacCGAATCACACTTCATGACAACCGTCATTAGCATTCATGAAAACTCCTTCATCTTCATGACAGGGGTTTCGTCACGTTTATAACAGCGTCACGTCAGTCTTACATGCACACCCAGTCAAATAAAGCGTTACCAAGTCTGTCAGTCAAAGTTTTaaacatcagtgtgtgtgtctacCTGTTGTGTGAGCAGGTGTTTCTCTGACTCCAGCGCGTGCCGGTGCTGCAGGCGCTTGTAGCGGCAGGACTGGGCGTAGCCGCGGTTTTTGAGCGTGCGACGTTTCTGCTTCAGGCGCACCACCTCGTCCTTGCTCACGCCACGCAGGTGTCGGTTGAGCTCGCGCACCGACAGGCTCACCAGCTGCTCGTCGGAGAAGCGCTCGTTCACCCCACATGGCTGAGCAGATgggcaaaacacacacagttagcTAGCTGGCAACAGTTTCGACGCCGAGAGGAGTGTGCACGTTAAAGGAATGTGAAATAGGTTTGGGAAAACATTTAGACTTTTATGTTACTATGATGTTTGGGCTACGTGTGATGTGTTAaacttggtgtgtgtgtgtgtgtgtgtgtgtgtgtgtgcgtgcgtgcctgcgtgtgtgtgtgtgtgtgtgtgtgggtgtgtgtgtgtgtgtgtgcgtgcgtgtgtgtgtgtgtgNNNNNNNNNNNNNNNNNNNNNNNNNNNNNNNNNNNNNNNNNNNNNNNNNNNNNNNNNNNNNNNNNNNNNNNNNNgtgtgtgtgtgtgtgtgtgtgtgtgtgtgtgtgtgtgtgtgtgtgtgtgtgtgtgtgtgtgcgtgtgcgtgcgtgcctgcgtgtgtgtgtgtgtgcgtgtgtgtgggtgagtgAGCACGTCTGTCTGTCAGGATGCACATTTCGGCACCACATGCCCATAATCTGTCATGTAATCTGACTAAGTGTGGGTGACAGTTATCAGGATTAGGTACAGCAATAATAGCAGATATTATCGTAAGCTCACGCTGTGCTCTATATAAAGATCCATCGAGACATCTTGATCAACCAGAACACAgcttataaagtttatttaccTGTGGTGCTGCATTCATTGAAGATCATTTCAGAATGATTTAATGCAAACTTGCTTTAGTGTAGTAGCAAACAGAGGCTAATGCCTTTATCCCGATGAGTCTGATCTATCTCTGTGGTCAGTAATACAAAGGCTACAAATAGATAAAGATTGATTATATTGTAAAAGACAGTTAAACCtctttacagtttgtttttttatgtatttacattATTGTGACTATATATCTACTTGCAAACACAAATGATTTAGCAGTGTTGTGCTTTTAAATGACTTCTTAAAGAAAGTTTATGATTTTTGCTTTGGTTTAGTTGTGACTTATTCTTGCTTTCAACTGGAATCTGACTTCTGTCACCTCTAGCTTAAAAGGGTTGGAAAAAACAGTAGGAGTTGCTTATTTCTTCATTCTAAATGACAGGACTGTCAAGCAAACAAATAACAACAAATTTCCCCaaattttaagcatttaaacaCTGACAAGACATTTCCCCTACCATCAATTAAACTGGATTGTCTTGCAGCTGACAAATATACGATACAAATCCAAGTGCAAATTAACAGTTAATAACTGTGATTAGTAACACCTTTCTATGTGTGAAGCAGCCATATTGAAATTTGAGGCCTGGGTTGGtgaagaagctgctgctttcCACATCAGAATACCGAATTAAAGTTTAGTCTAAGTCTAACATGGAGATTTTGCCTTAGAAATCATTATAGCTCTTGTCATAAACTTTTAGTTAAGCtttcttgtttactttttaatgaaactttCACGATTCACAAAAGACCTTCTATAAGCACGAAGGATAACATGATAGTCTGACTTTTCAACAACTTTCTGCTGGAGGGGGAAAGCTTGTGAGGACATTGTCACCTGTCAAACTGGTGGTCAAAAGTCTAGGCCATTTGTGTAGAAGTGTGTTGCATCTTTGATTTCCTGTTGTGCACTTTCAGCGAACCATTATCACGAGGACAAGTCTGGTACATGATGCATACCTGGTTGACCTGTGActggtggtgatggtgatgGTTGGCATGCATGGGATggtgaggatgatgatggtgatgttGGTGGTGATGAAGGCGGCCCTGGGGGCTGAGTGGCTGTGGGTAGGGAACTGAGGCAGGGGCGCCATTAGGGAGCGTGGGAGGGGCGGACGACAGGAAGACTAGCGGACGATGGCACATGTCTGCCGCCTTGGTGCAGGAGATGTCTCCTCCACTGTCACTGCTGGAGTCTCCCAGGTTGCTGCTTGAGCTTTGAGAAAGACCTGGGAACTGGAAGATTGAACAAGAAGAATAAAGTCAGGATACAGGCGCAAGAAATTAGAAAATAGCCCTGGAGTTGTTGCCGTCACCTGTGAGCTGACCGCTGCGGCAGCTGAGTTCAGCAAAGCTTCCACTGCATCTTCGCATCCCAGAAAGCCATTCCCCGGTCCCCTCTCTCTGTCGCCTCTCTCTGGAACTCCCCCCAAAGCTCCTAGCAAAGTGGCGGGCCCCGTCACCTCCCCTCCAAACTGTTGCTGCAGCGCTGCCAGCCATATCAGGTCCTCAAGGGAGGCAGGAGTGGGGCCTTGAGGGCCGCCATGCGAGGGACTGCTCTCCACATTCCCCTGGGACCCAGAGCTGATGCCAGAGGTGAAGCTGTTGGATATGGACAGAGGGAAGGAAatggaggaggatgatgatgagaTGGAGGAAGAGCCCGAGGGTGGCGGGTGTGCATCGCTGAGAGTCGGCGAAGGCGGCAGCGAGTTGTAAGGACTGGAGCTCAAACTGGAGTCATgtggagggttgctggtgtagGGAGAGCTCGAGGGGTCATGGGGCAGGCCAGATTTGGGGTACGAACatggaggaggaagtggaggcGTGTCCGATTTCACCTCAAACTTGAGAAGGTCAAAGTCGTTGAGGTACTCCATGGCCAGGGGGCTGGGGGGGAGAGACGGCATGGGGAGGGAAGGAGAAGACATGgcgtctgctgctgctgctgctactgggAGTTTTTACTGGGTTTCTCCGTGTGTCAGGATTTTAGGAAAGCCCGCTCCGCTGCCACGGCGCAGCTCATAGACGGCAACAGTAGTGATACCAGGAGGTAAAATGATTGAGGAATTTCCACTGTGAGAAACCGTTTGTCTCCTTGATCTCGTCTGTGATTCTTGTGTcctgaagaaacaaaaccagGGTCACAAGAAAGAGATTGCGTCTTTACTCTCCATTTAGTCAGATTCACAATAACTGATATGGTAGTTCTTGAAATATACAACCAGACATGCTTTCTcactgtcaaaatgttttggaaaccAGCAGGTCAGCTTGGGATTGTTCAAATAAGAATAACTTAACAGGTGCAGGTTGTAGAATAGCTCatactgtatttatttcagttttaagtttGTACTTTGACATTTCAACAAACCTTTTAGAAGGTTTGCTGCAATGTCATTGAcgacttttcaaactaaaactCACCTCacataaaaattttatttgcacgtctcataaatcatttaaaaaaccGGAAAATTTCAAATGTTACACAATTAGCACAAAGCATCTCAAAGACTGATGAACTGACGAGCTAACTTTTGAAAGCTAGTTTGCTCAGACTGACCAGACAGTACCATCCTTTTGCTGTCACTTTATAAACTCAATATTTTAGTATTTGAACACAGGACCTAAAAGCTGCACACACGTGTGTATAAAAGTGATACCTTTGTTTaagataactttatttattttaaatgagctaatcaaGAAATTGCCTACTTTTCCATAAATAAAGTAGATACTCTAAACTACTTTTCAGAATGGTCGCATCCTGAGGTTTTATCTTTACATACCTACCGTACAGAAGACAGCCCAATACATATAACGtcaactaataataataataataataataataataataataataataataataataataataataataataataaacatccCACTCGACTCAGTACTGACTTGAGCACAAAAATTAAATGGGCCTAATCATTTTTGACAGAAAGATACACATTACAAGATACCAAATCCAATTATCAAGAGGTTCAGACTTTAATCCAGGCCAAGAgactttcaaaaaaacaaagtgaaaaacatttttaacatggtTCAGGAGTCAGAATATGACTTGTGACAAACTTGATGatcacagaaaaagttttacCTTATAATTTTAAATCTTGGAAACCAATAATCTCACATTAGTCCAGGAAGGCAATCGTTCAA includes:
- the nrl gene encoding neural retina-specific leucine zipper protein translates to MSSPSLPMPSLPPSPLAMEYLNDFDLLKFEVKSDTPPLPPPCSYPKSGLPHDPSSSPYTSNPPHDSSLSSSPYNSLPPSPTLSDAHPPPSGSSSISSSSSSISFPLSISNSFTSGISSGSQGNVESSPSHGGPQGPTPASLEDLIWLAALQQQFGGEVTGPATLLGALGGVPERGDRERGPGNGFLGCEDAVEALLNSAAAAVSSQFPGLSQSSSSNLGDSSSDSGGDISCTKAADMCHRPLVFLSSAPPTLPNGAPASVPYPQPLSPQGRLHHHQHHHHHPHHPMHANHHHHHQSQVNQPCGVNERFSDEQLVSLSVRELNRHLRGVSKDEVVRLKQKRRTLKNRGYAQSCRYKRLQHRHALESEKHLLTQQLEQLQCELTRVLRERDAYKARYEKLLSTNPGAGGEAAPQTRTSNPPSPPPDYFL